From a region of the Leishmania major strain Friedlin complete genome, chromosome 32 genome:
- a CDS encoding putative chloride channel protein, with protein sequence MSAAYGNAGTSGTFDTPSATLRRREADAATAAWFHELVKEVEEAGDAEVNRARAPLFEKAHRPHVFTAEERRRMDCYESIDYAEGQSLVHRVSSTRQSSTDAKGWLRLLMFVLIGLAVGGWSLLVLQTLDYLAEVKLDAVQGVVRSRNSTYPPFNASKFYMSTLRNSRHEGGDDEKAAVVLRTLSWSALLHGGVLYTMWGVLMALLSSLCCLVMPSAAGSGIPDVMAYLNGVMFPRIFNIRNLVVKTLSCILAVSAGLPVGTEGPMIHMGSLIGAGLPTGRSRSLGCSATSVFDLFRNPRDQRDFISAGAACGLTSAFSSPLGGMLFVLEEMATHFSVRLAWLVFLSCLSCMWIIQACNSFLSGWHLVDRSAMALGDLREASIAMFYIDTVRENTVSLYTYTFIPTVMVAVLSGLLAVAYTVSSIRFSRWRSRCLFPTALYRVLEPCVFASLFSTACYVMPLFTPCVPTPPHVREKKEALNVELFTAFCAQPETTHHPLATLTMTSPYNLLRLLFSRRSVGLFPAWSLFLHLAIYVVGSSYAGGMFISCGTVIPSLLIGAVEGRLIGVLFQRPLWADEGVVALIGAAAYFAGISRLTFALVVVMMELTADVSHITCLMLGILLAKGIADKCCHSFYHASLEVKAVPFLEAQTSMHLLDTYTARDIMTSPVTVLETMDTVLHVVEVLTMTRHNAFPVVRVGKADQTYEGMITRVQLQLLLWVVYLREMGDASEVLVDEEGDDDSDGAADARSGMASAQVDAEGFIRSHVTAAELKRVHEFLFWNRLPGVPMMEHLPLSAIRSYIDLRPYVDNSAPYVQQGVCVSRAYYAFRHLGLRHLPVLDRTQRVVGILTRVCFVGDRLAERVGTQPAEGFGNTEWRG encoded by the coding sequence ATGAGCGCGGCGTACGGCAATGCAGGCACTAGCGGGACGTTCGACACCCCGTCTGCTACCCTCCGCAGGCGGGAGGCGGACGCAGCGACGGCCGCCTGGTTCCACGAGCTTGtaaaggaggtggaggaggccgGGGACGCCGAGGTGAATCGCGCTCGGGCGCCTCTGTTTGAGAAGGCGCACCGCCCGCACGTGTTTACAGCAGAGGAGCGACGACGCATGGATTGCTATGAGAGCATCGATTACGCCGAGGGCCAGTCCCTCGTTCACCGCGTCAGCAGCACTCGCCAAAGCAGCACGGACGCGAAGGGGTGGCTGCGCCTGCTGATGTTCGTCTTGATCGGCCTCGCCGTTGGTGGTTGGTCCCTCTTGGTGCTTCAGACGCTTGACTACCTTGCGGAGGTGAAGCTGGATGCGGTGCAGGgggtggtgcgcagccgcaacagcaCTTACCCGCCCTTCAATGCGTCCAAATTCTACATGTCGACGCTGCGCAACTCTCGACATgaaggcggcgacgacgaaaAGGCGGCGGTAGTGCTACGCACCCTATCGTggtcagcgctgctgcacgggGGTGTGCTGTACACGATGTGGGGCGTGCTGATGGCGCTTTTGTCGTCTCTCTGCTGCCTCGTCATGCCGAGCGCCGCTGGCAGCGGTATCCCGGATGTGATGGCGTACCTCAACGGCGTCATGTTCCCGCGCATCTTCAACATTCGCAACCTGGTGGTCAAGACGCTCTCCTGCATCCTCGCGGTGAGTGCCGGTTTGCCGGTGGGGACGGAGGGGCCTATGATCCACATGGGCTCACTCATTGGAGCCGGGCTCCCCACcggccgcagccgctctcTGGgatgcagcgccacctccgtcTTTGACCTATTTCGCAATCCGCGCGACCAGCGTGACTTCAtctccgccggcgccgcctgcggCTTGACGAGCGCCTTTTCTAGCCCGCTGGGCGGGATGCTGTTCGTCctggaggagatggcgaCTCATTTCTCTGTGCGTCTCGCGTGGctcgtcttcctctcctGTCTCTCGTGCATGTGGATCATCCAGGCATGCAACTCCTTTCTATCTGGCTGGCATCTCGTCGACCGGTCCGCCATGGCGCTCGGTGATCTGCGCGAGGCGTCCATTGCAATGTTCTACATCGACACCGTGCGAGAGAACACGGTCTCCTTGTACACGTACACGTTCATCCCTACcgtgatggtggcggtgctgtctGGCCTCTTGGCAGTGGCTTACACGGTCAGCAGCATCCGCTTCTCCCGctggcgctcgcgctgcctcTTCCCCACGGCGCTGTACCGTGTGCTGGAGCCGTGCGTGTTCGCATCTCTTTTCTCCACAGCCTGCTACGTGATGCCCCTCTTCACACCCTGCGTGCCGACCCCACCGCACGTgcgagagaagaaagaggcTCTAAACGTGGAGCTCTTCACCGCGTTCTGCGCGCAACCCGAAACAACCCATCACCCGCTCGCCACCCTCACCATGACCAGTCCTTACAACCTACTGCGCCTCTTGTTCTCGCGCCGCTCGGTGGGGCTCTTCCCGGCATGGTCACTTTTCCTGCACCTCGCGATTTACGTGGTCGGTTCCAGTTATGCTGGTGGCATGTTCATCTCCTGCGGCACCGTCATCCCGTCGCTGCTCATCGGCGCGGTCGAGGGGCGCCTCATCGGCGTTCTTTTTCAGCGCCCGCTGTGGGCGGATGAGGGCGTGGTCGCCCTTATCGGGGCCGCCGCATACTTTGCCGGCATCTCCCGCCTCACTTTCGCCCTTGTGGTCGTCATGATGGAGTTGACGGCGGATGTGTCGCACATCACGTGTCTCATGCTCGGCATCCTGCTTGCCAAGGGCATTGCGGACAAGTGCTGTCATTCCTTTTACCACGCCTCATTGGAGGTGAAGGCGGTCCCCTTCCTCGAGGCACAGACGAGCATGCACCTACTCGACACATACACGGCCCGCGACATCATGACAAGCCCGGTTACAGTGCTGGAGACGATGGACACCGTTCTGCACGTGGTCGAGGTGTTGACCATGACACGACACAACGCCTTCCCTGTCGTGCGAGTGGGTAAGGCGGACCAAACCTACGAGGGCATGatcacgcgcgtgcagcttcagctgctgctctgggTCGTGTACCTGCGCGAGATGGGTGATGCCTCAGAAGTGCTCGTCGACGAGGAAGGTGATGACGACAGTGACGGCGCGGCCGATGCGCGGAGCGGGATGGCGTCGGCGCAGGTCGACGCCGAGGGCTTCATTCGATCTCACGTCACGGCAGCGGAGCTGAAGCGCGTGCACGAGTTTCTTTTCTGGAACCGCCTGCCGGGCGTCCCCATGATGGAGCACCTGCCACTGTCTGCCATCCGCTCATACATCGACCTTCGCCCGTACGTGGACAACAGCGCGCCGTACGTGCAGCaaggcgtgtgcgtctcgAGGGCGTATTACGCCTTTCGCCACCTGGGACTGCGCCACTTGCCGGTGCTTGATCGGACACAGCGGGTCGTCGGGATCCTGACGAGGGTGTGCTTTGTGGGCGATCGACTCGCGGAGAGGGTCGGCACACAACCCGCTGAGGGCTTCGGCAACACCGAGTGGAGAGGGTGA